In one Drosophila albomicans strain 15112-1751.03 chromosome X, ASM965048v2, whole genome shotgun sequence genomic region, the following are encoded:
- the LOC117568465 gene encoding tyrosine-protein phosphatase 10D isoform X2, producing MLYTLSKATTRIRLKTTTTNNRWIWSLTFLAAFCAKHALGADLAISIPNNPGLDDGASYRLDYSPPSGSPEPNTTIASRDIGDEIQFSNALPGTKYNFWLYYTNFTHHDWLTWTVTITTAPDPPSNLSVQVRSGKNAIVLWSPPTQGSYTAFKIKVLGLSEASSSYNRTFQVNDNTFQHSVKELTPGATYQVQAYTIYDGKESVAYTSRNFTTSRRTRHKELLDIKILREPNTPGKFIVWFRNETTLLVLWQPPYPAGIYTHYKVSIEPPDANDSVLYVEKEGEPPGPAQAAFKGLVPGRAYNISVQTMSEDEISLPTTAQYRTVPLRPLNVTFDKDFITSNSFRVLWEAPKGISEFDKYQVSVATTRRQSTVARSNEPIAYFDFRDIAEPGKTFNVIVKTVSGKVTSWPATGDVTLRPLPVRNLRSFNDDKTNTMIITWEADAASTQDEYRIVYHELETFNGDTSTLTTGRTRFTLESLLPGRNYSLSVQAVSKTMESNETSIFVVTRPSSPIIEDLKSIRQGLNISWKSDVNSKQEQYEVLYSRNGTSEVRTLITKESRLVIKNLQPGAGYELKVFAVSHELRSEPHAYFQAVFPNPPRNMTIETVRSNSVLVHWSPPESGEFTEYSIRYRTDSEQQWVRLPSVRSTEADITDMTKGEKYTIQVNTVSFGVESPNPQEVNTTVPPNPVSNIIQLVDSRNITLEWPKPEGRVESYILKWWPSDNPSRAQTKNVSENKSADDLSTVRVLIGDLMPGLQYKFDIQTTSYGILSGITSLYPRTMPLIQSDVVVANGEKEDERDTITLSYTPTPQSSSKFDIYRFSLGDAEIKDKEKLANDTDRKVTFTGLVPGRLYNITVWTVSGGVASLPIQRQDRLYPEPITQLHATNITDTEISLRWDLPKGEYNDFDIAYLTADNLLAQNMTTRNEITINELRPHRNYTFTVVVRSGTESSVLRSSAPLSASFTTNEAVPGRVERFHPMDVQPSEINFEWSLPSSEANGVIRQFSIAYSNVNNASDAGAQDFDSEESFGVIKNLKPGETYVFKIQAKTAIGYGPEREYKQTMPILAPPRPATQVVPTEVYRSSSTIQIRFRKNYFSDQNGQVRMYTIIVAEDDAKNASGLEMPSWLDVQSYSVWLPYQAIDPYYPFENRSVEDFTIGTENCDNHKLGYCNGPLKSGTTYRVKVRAFTGPDKFTDTAYSFPIQTELLSSPDQDNTSLIVAITVPLTIILVLLVTLMFYKRRRNNCRKTTKDSRANDNLSLPDSVIEQNRPILIKNFAEHYRLMSADSDFRFSEEFEELKHVGRDQPCTFADLPCNRPKNRFTNILPYDHSRFKLQPVDDDEGSDYINANYVPGHNSPREFIVTQGPLHSTRDDFWRMCWESNSRAIVMLTRCFEKGREKCDQYWPNDTVPVFYGDIKVQILNDSHYADWVMTEFMLCRGSEQRILRHFHFITWPDFGVPNPPQTLVRFVRAFRDRIGAEQRPILVHCSAGVGRSGTFITLDRILQQINTSDYVDIFGIVYAMRKERVWMVQTEQQYICIHQCLLAVLEGKENIVGPARVMEDNEGFEDDEGIAESGM from the exons CACGCCCTTGGCGCAGATCTAGCCATTAGCATACCGAACAATCCGGGCCTAGACGATGGCGCCTCCTATAGACTGGACTATAGCCCGCCCTCGGGCTCACCGGAGCCAAACACAACAATTGCCTCGCGGGACATTGGTGACGAGATCCAATTCTCCAACGCCTTGCCCGGCACCAAATACAACTTCTGGCTGTACTACACCAATTTCACGCATCACGATTGGCTCACCTGGACGGTAACCATAACAACAG CACCCGATCCGCCATCGAATCTGTCGGTGCAGGTGCGCAGCGGCAAAAATGCAATCGTATTGTGGTCACCGCCCACACAGGGCAGCTATACGGCCTTCAAAATCAAGGTGCTTGGCCTCTCGGAGGCATCGAGCAGCTACAATCGCACCTTCCAAGTCAACGATAATACATTCCAGCACAGTGTCAAGGAGCTGACACCGGGCGCTACCTATCAAGTGCAGGCCTATACCATCTACGATGGCAAAGAGTCTGTCGCCTATACGAGTCGAAACTTTACCACAA gtcGAAGGACGCGGCATAAAGAATTGCTggatattaaaattttgagaG AACCCAACACACCTGGCAAATTCATTGTGTGGTTCAGGAACGAGACAACGCTGCTGGTGCTGTGGCAACCGCCTTATCCAGCGGGCATCTACACGCACTACAAGGTCTCGATTGAGCCGCCCGATGCCAACGACAGTGTGCTGTATGTGGAGAAGGAGGGCGAACCTCCCGGTCCGGCGCAGGCGGCCTTCAAGGGTCTTGTGCCCGGTCGGGCGTACAATATATCGGTGCAAACGATGTCTGAGGATGAGATTTCACTGCCAACAACGGCGCAATATCGCACGGTGCCGTTGCGACCGTTAAATGTGACATTCGATAAAGATTTCATCACATCCAATTCGTTTCGGGTGCTGTGGGAGGCGCCCAAAGGCATCTCCGAGTTTGACAAGTATCAAGTGTCGGTGGCCACAACGCGACGACAGTCGACAGTGGCCCGTAGCAATGAACCGATTGCCTACTTTGATTTCCGTGACATTGCCGAGCCGGGCAAGACGTTCAATGTGATTGTAAAGACAGTCTCCGGCAAAGTAACTTCGTGGCCCGCCACGGGCGATGTGACATTGCGACCGCTGCCGGTGCGCAATTTGCGTAGCTTCAACGATGACAAGACCAACACAATGATCATCACCTGGGAGGCAGATGCGGCAAGCACGCAGGATGAGTATCGCATTGT CTACCACGAGCTGGAGACGTTTAATGGCGACACCAGCACTCTGACCACAGGTCGGACTCGTTTCACTCTCGAGAGTCTGCTGCCAGGCAGAAATTACTCGCTTTCCGTACAGGCTGTCTCCAAGACAATGGAATCGAACGAGACGAGCATTTTTGTGGTCACGCGTCCCTCATCGCCGATCATTGAGGATCTGAAGAGCATACGTCAGGGCCTCAACATAAGCTGGAAGAGCGATGTCAACTCCAAGCAGGAACAATACGAAGTTTTGTATTCCCGCAACGGAACAAGCGAGGTGCGCACCCTCATCACCAAGGAGTCGCGTTTGGTCATCAAGAATCTGCAACCAGGCGCTGGTTACGAGCTCAAGGTCTTTGCCGTTAGTCACGAGCTGCGAAGCGAACCACACGCTTACTTCCAAGCAGTCT TTCCCAATCCGCCACGCAACATGACAATTGAAACTGTGCGCAGCAATTCGGTGCTTGTGCATTGGTCACCACCGGAAAGTGGCGAATTCACCGAATATTCCATACGCTATCGCACCGACAGTGAACAGCAGTGGGTGCGTTTGCCTAGCGTACGCTCCACCGAAGCCGACATCACTGACATGACCAAGGGCGAGAAATACACCATTCAAGTGAACACCGTCAGCTTTGGCGTCGAAAGTCCCAATCCCCAGGAGGTCAACACCACAGTGCCGCCAAATCCCGTCTCGAACATTATTCAGCTGGTTGACTCGCGCAACATTACGCTGGAGTGGCCCAAACCCGAGGGTCGCGTCGAGTCCTACATCCTCAAGTGGTGGCCCAGCGACAATCCCAGTCGTGCACAGACCAAAAACGTTTCGGAAAACAAGTCGG CGGACGATCTGTCGACGGTGCGCGTTCTCATTGGCGACCTGATGCCCGGACTGCAGTACAAGTTCGACATTCAGACGACATCCTACGGCATACTGTCGGGCATTACAAGCCTTTATCCCCGCACCATGCCGCTTATACAATCCGATGTGGTAGTGGCCAATGGCGAGAAGGAAGACGAACGGGATACAATCACACTGAGCTATACACCGACGCCCCAGTCGTCATCGAAGTTCGACATCTATCGCTTCTCGCTGGGCGATGCCGAGATCAAGGACAAGGAGAAGCTGGCCAATGACACCGATCGCAAGGTGACATTCACCGGTTTGGTCCCGGGACGTCTGTACAACATCACCGTGTGGACGGTGAGCGGTGGCGTCGCCAGTTTGCCCATTCAACGACAGGATCGTCTCTATCCCGAACCGATTACACAACTGCATGCGACAAATATTACGGATACGGAAATCTCGTTGCGTTGGGATCTGCCCAAGGGCGAGTACAATGACTTTGACATTGCCTATCTGACGGCCGATAACCTCCTGGCCCAGAACATGACCACTCGCAACGAGATCACAATCAACGAGCTGCGACCCCATCGCAATTACACCTTCACCGTTGTGGTGCGCTCCGGTACAGAGTCATCGGTACTGCGCAGCAGTGCACCGCTCTCGGCGAGCTTTACGACCAACGAGGCGGTGCCGGGACGCGTGGAACGCTTCCATCCCATGGACGTGCAACCGAGTGAGATTAACTTTGAGTGGTCGTTGCCATCGAGCGAAGCGAACGGTGTCATAAGGCAATTCTCCATAGCCTACAGCAATGTGAATAACGCCAGCGATGCGGGCGCCCAGGACTTTGATTCCGAGGAGTCGTTCGGTGTGATCAAGAACCTCAAGCCGGGCGAGACGTATGTGTTCAAGATACAAGCGAAGACTGCCATTGGCTATGGACCGGAGCGTGAGTACAAGCAAACGATGCCGATATTGGCGCCACCTCGACCAGCCACTCAGGTGGTTCCGACTGAGGTGTATCGCAGCTCGTCAACCATACAGATCCGCTTCCGCAAGAACTATTTCTCCGATCAGAATGGTCAGGTGCGCATGTACACGATCATTGTGGCCGAGGATGATGCTAAGAACGCGTCCGGATTGGAGATGCCCAGCTGGCTGGATGTGCAATCGTATAGCGTTTGGTTGCCGTACCAGGCCATCGATCCGTATTATCCATTCGAGAATCGTTCAGTCGAGGACTTTACCATTGGCACCGAGAACTGTGACAATCACAAGCTCGGCTATTGCAATGGTCCGCTCAAATCGGGCACCACATATCGGGTGAAAGTGCGCGCTTTCACCGGTCCCGACAAGTTCACGGACACCGCTTACAGTTTCCCCATACAGACAG AACTGCTGAGCTCACCGG ATCAAGACAACACGTCGCTAATTGTGGCTATCACGGTGCCGTTGACCATCATCTTGGTGCTGCTGGTCACACTGATGTTCTACAAGCGTCGGCGAAACAATTGCCGCAAGACGACCAAGGATTCGCGTGCCAACGACAATTTGTCGCTGCCCGACAGTGTCATCGAACAGAATCGCCCCATTTTGATCAAGAACTTTGCCGAACATTATCGCCTAATGTCCGCCGATTCGGACTTTCGCTTCAGCGAGGAGTTCGAGGAACTGAAGCATGTGGGTCGGGATCAACCTTGCACATTCGCTGATCTACCCTGCAATCGTCCGAAGAATCGTTTCACCAACATTCTACCCTACGATCATTCGCGCTTTAAACTGCAACCGGTTGATGATGACGAGGGCTCTGACTACATCAATGCCAACTATGTGCCCGGCCATAATTCGCCACGCGAATTCATTGTCACCCAGGGACCTTTGCACTCCACACGCGACGACTTCTGGCGCATGTGCTGGGAGAGCAACTCGCGTGCCATTGTCATGCTGACGCGCTGCTTCGAGAAGGGACGCGAGAAGTGCGATCAGTATTGGCCCAACGATACGGTGCCCGTCTTCTATGGCGACATCAAGGTGCAGATACTCAACGACAGTCATTACGCCGACTGGGTGATGACCGAGTTCATGTTGTGTCGG GGCAGTGAACAGCGCATCCTGCGACACTTCCACTTCATCACCTGGCCGGACTTTGGAGTGCCAAATCCGCCGCAGACGCTGGTGAGATTTGTGCGCGCGTTCCGGGATCGCATCGGTGCCGAGCAGCGTCCGATACTGGTGCACTGCAGCGCTGGCGTTGGCAGATCGGGCACCTTCATCACCCTCGATCGCATACTGCAGCAGATCAATACGTCCGACTACGTGGACATCTTTGGCATCGTTTATGCCATGCGCAAAG AGCGCGTTTGGATGGTGCAAACCGAGCAGCAGTATATCTGCATACATCAGTGCCTGCTGGCGGTGCTCGAGGGCAAGGAGAACATCGTGGGACCCGCCCGTGTCATGGAAGACAACGAGGGCTTCGAAG ATGACGAGGGCATCGCGGAATCGGGCATGTAA
- the LOC117568465 gene encoding tyrosine-protein phosphatase 10D isoform X1, whose amino-acid sequence MLYTLSKATTRIRLKTTTTNNRWIWSLTFLAAFCAKHALGADLAISIPNNPGLDDGASYRLDYSPPSGSPEPNTTIASRDIGDEIQFSNALPGTKYNFWLYYTNFTHHDWLTWTVTITTAPDPPSNLSVQVRSGKNAIVLWSPPTQGSYTAFKIKVLGLSEASSSYNRTFQVNDNTFQHSVKELTPGATYQVQAYTIYDGKESVAYTSRNFTTSRRTRHKELLDIKILREPNTPGKFIVWFRNETTLLVLWQPPYPAGIYTHYKVSIEPPDANDSVLYVEKEGEPPGPAQAAFKGLVPGRAYNISVQTMSEDEISLPTTAQYRTVPLRPLNVTFDKDFITSNSFRVLWEAPKGISEFDKYQVSVATTRRQSTVARSNEPIAYFDFRDIAEPGKTFNVIVKTVSGKVTSWPATGDVTLRPLPVRNLRSFNDDKTNTMIITWEADAASTQDEYRIVYHELETFNGDTSTLTTGRTRFTLESLLPGRNYSLSVQAVSKTMESNETSIFVVTRPSSPIIEDLKSIRQGLNISWKSDVNSKQEQYEVLYSRNGTSEVRTLITKESRLVIKNLQPGAGYELKVFAVSHELRSEPHAYFQAVFPNPPRNMTIETVRSNSVLVHWSPPESGEFTEYSIRYRTDSEQQWVRLPSVRSTEADITDMTKGEKYTIQVNTVSFGVESPNPQEVNTTVPPNPVSNIIQLVDSRNITLEWPKPEGRVESYILKWWPSDNPSRAQTKNVSENKSADDLSTVRVLIGDLMPGLQYKFDIQTTSYGILSGITSLYPRTMPLIQSDVVVANGEKEDERDTITLSYTPTPQSSSKFDIYRFSLGDAEIKDKEKLANDTDRKVTFTGLVPGRLYNITVWTVSGGVASLPIQRQDRLYPEPITQLHATNITDTEISLRWDLPKGEYNDFDIAYLTADNLLAQNMTTRNEITINELRPHRNYTFTVVVRSGTESSVLRSSAPLSASFTTNEAVPGRVERFHPMDVQPSEINFEWSLPSSEANGVIRQFSIAYSNVNNASDAGAQDFDSEESFGVIKNLKPGETYVFKIQAKTAIGYGPEREYKQTMPILAPPRPATQVVPTEVYRSSSTIQIRFRKNYFSDQNGQVRMYTIIVAEDDAKNASGLEMPSWLDVQSYSVWLPYQAIDPYYPFENRSVEDFTIGTENCDNHKLGYCNGPLKSGTTYRVKVRAFTGPDKFTDTAYSFPIQTELLSSPDQDNTSLIVAITVPLTIILVLLVTLMFYKRRRNNCRKTTKDSRANDNLSLPDSVIEQNRPILIKNFAEHYRLMSADSDFRFSEEFEELKHVGRDQPCTFADLPCNRPKNRFTNILPYDHSRFKLQPVDDDEGSDYINANYVPGHNSPREFIVTQGPLHSTRDDFWRMCWESNSRAIVMLTRCFEKGREKCDQYWPNDTVPVFYGDIKVQILNDSHYADWVMTEFMLCRGSEQRILRHFHFITWPDFGVPNPPQTLVRFVRAFRDRIGAEQRPILVHCSAGVGRSGTFITLDRILQQINTSDYVDIFGIVYAMRKERVWMVQTEQQYICIHQCLLAVLEGKENIVGPARVMEDNEGFEGGDGQMQQQGAIVATIEEHHQHHLHQQLLLQPDEAEAIDDENAAILHDDQQPLTSSFSAHMTSFGATNGLGLQLASNSMSSFGVVGNNNTSAGSTGGGGQDQTSQDR is encoded by the exons CACGCCCTTGGCGCAGATCTAGCCATTAGCATACCGAACAATCCGGGCCTAGACGATGGCGCCTCCTATAGACTGGACTATAGCCCGCCCTCGGGCTCACCGGAGCCAAACACAACAATTGCCTCGCGGGACATTGGTGACGAGATCCAATTCTCCAACGCCTTGCCCGGCACCAAATACAACTTCTGGCTGTACTACACCAATTTCACGCATCACGATTGGCTCACCTGGACGGTAACCATAACAACAG CACCCGATCCGCCATCGAATCTGTCGGTGCAGGTGCGCAGCGGCAAAAATGCAATCGTATTGTGGTCACCGCCCACACAGGGCAGCTATACGGCCTTCAAAATCAAGGTGCTTGGCCTCTCGGAGGCATCGAGCAGCTACAATCGCACCTTCCAAGTCAACGATAATACATTCCAGCACAGTGTCAAGGAGCTGACACCGGGCGCTACCTATCAAGTGCAGGCCTATACCATCTACGATGGCAAAGAGTCTGTCGCCTATACGAGTCGAAACTTTACCACAA gtcGAAGGACGCGGCATAAAGAATTGCTggatattaaaattttgagaG AACCCAACACACCTGGCAAATTCATTGTGTGGTTCAGGAACGAGACAACGCTGCTGGTGCTGTGGCAACCGCCTTATCCAGCGGGCATCTACACGCACTACAAGGTCTCGATTGAGCCGCCCGATGCCAACGACAGTGTGCTGTATGTGGAGAAGGAGGGCGAACCTCCCGGTCCGGCGCAGGCGGCCTTCAAGGGTCTTGTGCCCGGTCGGGCGTACAATATATCGGTGCAAACGATGTCTGAGGATGAGATTTCACTGCCAACAACGGCGCAATATCGCACGGTGCCGTTGCGACCGTTAAATGTGACATTCGATAAAGATTTCATCACATCCAATTCGTTTCGGGTGCTGTGGGAGGCGCCCAAAGGCATCTCCGAGTTTGACAAGTATCAAGTGTCGGTGGCCACAACGCGACGACAGTCGACAGTGGCCCGTAGCAATGAACCGATTGCCTACTTTGATTTCCGTGACATTGCCGAGCCGGGCAAGACGTTCAATGTGATTGTAAAGACAGTCTCCGGCAAAGTAACTTCGTGGCCCGCCACGGGCGATGTGACATTGCGACCGCTGCCGGTGCGCAATTTGCGTAGCTTCAACGATGACAAGACCAACACAATGATCATCACCTGGGAGGCAGATGCGGCAAGCACGCAGGATGAGTATCGCATTGT CTACCACGAGCTGGAGACGTTTAATGGCGACACCAGCACTCTGACCACAGGTCGGACTCGTTTCACTCTCGAGAGTCTGCTGCCAGGCAGAAATTACTCGCTTTCCGTACAGGCTGTCTCCAAGACAATGGAATCGAACGAGACGAGCATTTTTGTGGTCACGCGTCCCTCATCGCCGATCATTGAGGATCTGAAGAGCATACGTCAGGGCCTCAACATAAGCTGGAAGAGCGATGTCAACTCCAAGCAGGAACAATACGAAGTTTTGTATTCCCGCAACGGAACAAGCGAGGTGCGCACCCTCATCACCAAGGAGTCGCGTTTGGTCATCAAGAATCTGCAACCAGGCGCTGGTTACGAGCTCAAGGTCTTTGCCGTTAGTCACGAGCTGCGAAGCGAACCACACGCTTACTTCCAAGCAGTCT TTCCCAATCCGCCACGCAACATGACAATTGAAACTGTGCGCAGCAATTCGGTGCTTGTGCATTGGTCACCACCGGAAAGTGGCGAATTCACCGAATATTCCATACGCTATCGCACCGACAGTGAACAGCAGTGGGTGCGTTTGCCTAGCGTACGCTCCACCGAAGCCGACATCACTGACATGACCAAGGGCGAGAAATACACCATTCAAGTGAACACCGTCAGCTTTGGCGTCGAAAGTCCCAATCCCCAGGAGGTCAACACCACAGTGCCGCCAAATCCCGTCTCGAACATTATTCAGCTGGTTGACTCGCGCAACATTACGCTGGAGTGGCCCAAACCCGAGGGTCGCGTCGAGTCCTACATCCTCAAGTGGTGGCCCAGCGACAATCCCAGTCGTGCACAGACCAAAAACGTTTCGGAAAACAAGTCGG CGGACGATCTGTCGACGGTGCGCGTTCTCATTGGCGACCTGATGCCCGGACTGCAGTACAAGTTCGACATTCAGACGACATCCTACGGCATACTGTCGGGCATTACAAGCCTTTATCCCCGCACCATGCCGCTTATACAATCCGATGTGGTAGTGGCCAATGGCGAGAAGGAAGACGAACGGGATACAATCACACTGAGCTATACACCGACGCCCCAGTCGTCATCGAAGTTCGACATCTATCGCTTCTCGCTGGGCGATGCCGAGATCAAGGACAAGGAGAAGCTGGCCAATGACACCGATCGCAAGGTGACATTCACCGGTTTGGTCCCGGGACGTCTGTACAACATCACCGTGTGGACGGTGAGCGGTGGCGTCGCCAGTTTGCCCATTCAACGACAGGATCGTCTCTATCCCGAACCGATTACACAACTGCATGCGACAAATATTACGGATACGGAAATCTCGTTGCGTTGGGATCTGCCCAAGGGCGAGTACAATGACTTTGACATTGCCTATCTGACGGCCGATAACCTCCTGGCCCAGAACATGACCACTCGCAACGAGATCACAATCAACGAGCTGCGACCCCATCGCAATTACACCTTCACCGTTGTGGTGCGCTCCGGTACAGAGTCATCGGTACTGCGCAGCAGTGCACCGCTCTCGGCGAGCTTTACGACCAACGAGGCGGTGCCGGGACGCGTGGAACGCTTCCATCCCATGGACGTGCAACCGAGTGAGATTAACTTTGAGTGGTCGTTGCCATCGAGCGAAGCGAACGGTGTCATAAGGCAATTCTCCATAGCCTACAGCAATGTGAATAACGCCAGCGATGCGGGCGCCCAGGACTTTGATTCCGAGGAGTCGTTCGGTGTGATCAAGAACCTCAAGCCGGGCGAGACGTATGTGTTCAAGATACAAGCGAAGACTGCCATTGGCTATGGACCGGAGCGTGAGTACAAGCAAACGATGCCGATATTGGCGCCACCTCGACCAGCCACTCAGGTGGTTCCGACTGAGGTGTATCGCAGCTCGTCAACCATACAGATCCGCTTCCGCAAGAACTATTTCTCCGATCAGAATGGTCAGGTGCGCATGTACACGATCATTGTGGCCGAGGATGATGCTAAGAACGCGTCCGGATTGGAGATGCCCAGCTGGCTGGATGTGCAATCGTATAGCGTTTGGTTGCCGTACCAGGCCATCGATCCGTATTATCCATTCGAGAATCGTTCAGTCGAGGACTTTACCATTGGCACCGAGAACTGTGACAATCACAAGCTCGGCTATTGCAATGGTCCGCTCAAATCGGGCACCACATATCGGGTGAAAGTGCGCGCTTTCACCGGTCCCGACAAGTTCACGGACACCGCTTACAGTTTCCCCATACAGACAG AACTGCTGAGCTCACCGG ATCAAGACAACACGTCGCTAATTGTGGCTATCACGGTGCCGTTGACCATCATCTTGGTGCTGCTGGTCACACTGATGTTCTACAAGCGTCGGCGAAACAATTGCCGCAAGACGACCAAGGATTCGCGTGCCAACGACAATTTGTCGCTGCCCGACAGTGTCATCGAACAGAATCGCCCCATTTTGATCAAGAACTTTGCCGAACATTATCGCCTAATGTCCGCCGATTCGGACTTTCGCTTCAGCGAGGAGTTCGAGGAACTGAAGCATGTGGGTCGGGATCAACCTTGCACATTCGCTGATCTACCCTGCAATCGTCCGAAGAATCGTTTCACCAACATTCTACCCTACGATCATTCGCGCTTTAAACTGCAACCGGTTGATGATGACGAGGGCTCTGACTACATCAATGCCAACTATGTGCCCGGCCATAATTCGCCACGCGAATTCATTGTCACCCAGGGACCTTTGCACTCCACACGCGACGACTTCTGGCGCATGTGCTGGGAGAGCAACTCGCGTGCCATTGTCATGCTGACGCGCTGCTTCGAGAAGGGACGCGAGAAGTGCGATCAGTATTGGCCCAACGATACGGTGCCCGTCTTCTATGGCGACATCAAGGTGCAGATACTCAACGACAGTCATTACGCCGACTGGGTGATGACCGAGTTCATGTTGTGTCGG GGCAGTGAACAGCGCATCCTGCGACACTTCCACTTCATCACCTGGCCGGACTTTGGAGTGCCAAATCCGCCGCAGACGCTGGTGAGATTTGTGCGCGCGTTCCGGGATCGCATCGGTGCCGAGCAGCGTCCGATACTGGTGCACTGCAGCGCTGGCGTTGGCAGATCGGGCACCTTCATCACCCTCGATCGCATACTGCAGCAGATCAATACGTCCGACTACGTGGACATCTTTGGCATCGTTTATGCCATGCGCAAAG AGCGCGTTTGGATGGTGCAAACCGAGCAGCAGTATATCTGCATACATCAGTGCCTGCTGGCGGTGCTCGAGGGCAAGGAGAACATCGTGGGACCCGCCCGTGTCATGGAAGACAACGAGGGCTTCGAAG GCGGCGATGGTCAAATGCAGCAACAAGGCGCCATTGTGGCGACCATTGAGgaacatcatcaacatcatctacatcagcagctgctgctgcaaccgGACGAAGCCGAAGCGATCGACGATGAGAACGCCGCCATACTCCACGACGATCAACAGCCGCTGACGAGCAGCTTTAGTGCTCACATGACAAGCTTTGGCGCAACGAATGGCTTGGGACTGCAGTTGGCCTCGAATTCGATGAGCTCCTTCGGTGTGGTGGGCAATAACAACACCTCGGCGGGATCGACAGGAGGTGGCGGACAGGATCAGACGTCACAGGACAGATGA